A segment of the Echinicola strongylocentroti genome:
GTGGATCAATGACCAAAGTGTGATCAATACTGTTTTCGTAATTGCCGGTTATACCTACGGGCCTTTATTAGGCTTGTACAGTTTTGGCTTGTTTACCAAGCGGGTGGTGAGGGATAGAATAGTGCCGTGGATTGCCGCTATGGCTCCACTTCTAGCTTATGTTGTGAGTTTGAATTCTAAAAAATGGCTGTTTGGCTATGAATTTGGTTTTGAGATTCTGATCCTAAATGGAGTACTGATGTTTGTGGGGCTTTTGATGTTTAGTGATAAAATAAAGGCTGCATCATGATTGAAAAAAAACACCGTTTGGTTACTTTTTATAAATCTGATGCAGCACTTCTGACTTAAATCTCTCCATGCTCAATCAAGATATTCAATCTTTTGAGCCGTGAAAGCTGTTGTTCCAATGTTTCTATGGAACCATCTAACGCCACTGATACAGAAAAAGCTTTTCCGTTTTGTGAAGTGCCGTTATAATGTTTGGGTTTTATTCGAGGGGTCCCGTTGACTAATTCCTGGATGGGGACATCATAAAGCTCGGAGAGCTTGATGGCATCATCCATTTTGAGGTTTGACCTTCCCTGCTCATACCTAGAGTAGGCGGTGTAGTCTTTTTTACCTAGGTAGTCTGCGATGTACTCTTGAGTGAATCCTCTGAGTACACGGTATTTTCTTAGGTTTTCTGCGATATGTTGTTTCAATTCTTTTTCCATATTAATGGTGGGTTTGAAATCCACGTTTTGCGTGCTAAAAGTTGAGGGTTGTTCTTTTTTCATTTTGCCACATAGTTTTCGTTGTTTGTTTATTGGTGAGCCCGTTTGGCTTCATTGAATAGTTAGGACCATTCCTTGTTTTATGATAGAAAATCTATTCTCACTTGATGAGAGCTTTTTCAGGTTTTTTGAGCAAGCACCTGAAAAGACTTTCTGGTATATTAAGTTTAGTGTGATATAAATGTAAATAAATCAATGCCTTAAGGGCAAAAAAAGCCCTACGCACATGTACGCAACAGGTTTAAAATATTTAAAAATGGTCTAAAACACCTTTTTTAACGTAAAATATACATGTGATAATAGGTGTTTTTTTACCTGAAAGAGGAAGCAGGTGTTGGTAAATGCTCATAGTGAGCATTAGCTATGGGGACTTTTAGCAATTAAAAGTAATATGTACGCTCAGTGTCTTAGTGGTGATCCGCAATGAAGGTGCAGAAGAACGGGTGATGAAGGAAGCTCGGTAGGCTTGTTCATAAAGCCAGTTCCATATTAGGGTCCCAAAAGACCTTTTGGAAATCTACTACTTGGTCATTTTTGATCAATATACCCTCTGACTCTAGGGAGGCTTGCATTTTGTCAGGTGGTGAAAAGTGAAACTTTCCGGTAAGAAGACCTTTGCTATTGACCACTCGGTGGGCGGGGACATCATGCATAGTGTGGGCGGCATTCATGGCATATCCGACCGTTCTGGCGCCACTTTTTGCTCCAAGGTAGTTGGCAATTGCCCCGTAGGAGGTTACCCGGCCTTTCGGGATGAGGCGCACCACTTGGTATACCAAGCCAAAGAAGTTTTCTTTATCAGTTTTCACGGGCTATTTCGATGATGGTTTGGTTGATTGATCTTCTTATTTCTTTTTCGGTCGCTTTATTGGCCACCGCCATGAGCAACTGGCATTTTAGCTGCACGGTTTGGTGCTTGATGTCCGTGGTCTTCAGCGTGAAGGTGTTCTTAACAACGGCTTTGTCAAAGGAAAATGCTACCTCCTTCAGCCGCTCCTCGAGTGCTGTGATTTCCAATGTCGGTTTCAGGCTCATTTCAAATTCAAACGTCAGTTTTTTGTGGTGTTGCCTGGAGTAGTTGATCACTTGGGAAGTGAGGATAGTGGCATTGGGGATCATGACGGTGTCTGCTTCTTCGTTTACCAAGATCATATTGAGTAGTGTGACATCTTGGATTTTCCCTAGTTGGTCACCGATCTTCACCGTGTCTCCCAGTGTAAGCTGATCCGAAAACATGATGATCAGTCCATTGATCATATTGGTGATATAATCTTTGGAAAGCAAGGCGATGGCAGCAGCTACGATGGTGATGCTGGTAAAGAATTCTTTAGGTTCGATACCCAACAGAAACATCAGGGAAATCACCAAGACGACGACATTGAGGATACCCGCAATATGGTTTATCCCCAGCACAAAATTGCTTTTGAATGGATCTTGACCTTTTTTTCGAAGGTAAAATCGAACGGTGATCAGCCTGCCCAGTGAGATGATGATATGGCTGCTGAGCAAAAAGATGGCTGCTTTAAGGATATTGCCTACAAAAGAAATGTACGGTAGTAATTTCTTCGACAGCTCGTCGGCAAACCAAAGCAGGAGGATGAACGTGATCACTTTGAAGAGAAAAAGGATTCTTTTGCGATTTTCGCGCTCCTTGATCTCGGATTTGTCGGTAGTCATGTGGTTTTCAGAAATAAAGTCTTAATTTTAGCGATGCTGTATTTTTATCAATACTAGTCAAAATTACTAACATAACCATATAACTATTATGAATAGGAATATCATTATAACAGGAGCAGCAGGGAATTTGGGGAGTGCTGTAGTGGATAAGTTTAAGCGAGAAGGATTTAGGGTAATTGCTACTGTGGCACCAGGAAAGGGCGAAGAGATGGAGGAAGCCAATGATATCTATGAGCTGGATGTGACAGATGAGGAGAAAGTGGCGGAGTTTGCAAAAGAATATACCGTTCAGTACGGCTCGGAGTTGGAAGCCGTAGCGATGCTGG
Coding sequences within it:
- a CDS encoding mechanosensitive ion channel family protein; the encoded protein is MTTDKSEIKERENRKRILFLFKVITFILLLWFADELSKKLLPYISFVGNILKAAIFLLSSHIIISLGRLITVRFYLRKKGQDPFKSNFVLGINHIAGILNVVVLVISLMFLLGIEPKEFFTSITIVAAAIALLSKDYITNMINGLIIMFSDQLTLGDTVKIGDQLGKIQDVTLLNMILVNEEADTVMIPNATILTSQVINYSRQHHKKLTFEFEMSLKPTLEITALEERLKEVAFSFDKAVVKNTFTLKTTDIKHQTVQLKCQLLMAVANKATEKEIRRSINQTIIEIAREN
- a CDS encoding MGMT family protein; this encodes MKTDKENFFGLVYQVVRLIPKGRVTSYGAIANYLGAKSGARTVGYAMNAAHTMHDVPAHRVVNSKGLLTGKFHFSPPDKMQASLESEGILIKNDQVVDFQKVFWDPNMELAL
- a CDS encoding helix-turn-helix domain-containing protein; translation: MKKEQPSTFSTQNVDFKPTINMEKELKQHIAENLRKYRVLRGFTQEYIADYLGKKDYTAYSRYEQGRSNLKMDDAIKLSELYDVPIQELVNGTPRIKPKHYNGTSQNGKAFSVSVALDGSIETLEQQLSRLKRLNILIEHGEI